Proteins from a single region of Magnetococcales bacterium:
- a CDS encoding ATP-dependent Clp protease ATP-binding subunit, with product MSDFSSRWIKEFERLLLRRKHILLHGNVHDQFLWRGRYLSVFEFLDTCLREMDFNLIVRFDPTDGFNFTGQIAPPALDAFRKSHPSVPPLPTGLQERFAELVRRGIVARQAEVDGGLMAPTAAVVQPENANPVVPPPRALPSAAMGSPRPRRLAPEEALAELRLTLAQSELPLAAILDLGDMLTASAAHYGAEERHTLMLLKKCTLEAAIIQEGALQGYANTLVIQASDLKRVPEWFYRDNPHVALVQVGRPDKEERRMFAMNHIRPGRGTRGFFGGEAIQAESPSPRHASELELLAEEFSDLTDGLQTIDLHALRFSSWQNRIPLRRKQVARLVDHFKFGVTEDPWEMLHADKVRQARQVLAQRVMGQPKAVEMVTNLLISARVGLKMSGGRGSTQPKGVFFFVGPTGVGKTELAKALTELVFGDERAFARFDMSEYKEEHAAEKLAGAPPGFVGYEAGGQLTNRVMAHPHSILLFDEIEKAHPKVLDKFLQILEDGRLTDGQGQTAYFHQTVIIFTSNIGASDLSDPQTGQLIRPGIMRQVQLAGTTHDFSRERVEDHFRQEVAWYFTSRIGRVELLNRLGDNIVVFDMLRPEYIKDIGRKFVEQLALAARDKYQLTLEIDQSIYTILSAEMAKGDHLLFGGRRIRSILETLLERPLNRYLFETSPDPRELSGLTLRLTLNDHCGLDVQRVCTDHA from the coding sequence ATGAGTGATTTCAGTTCACGCTGGATCAAGGAGTTTGAACGCCTGCTGCTGCGGCGCAAACACATTTTGCTGCATGGCAATGTTCACGACCAGTTTTTGTGGCGCGGGCGTTATCTCTCCGTGTTTGAATTTTTGGACACCTGCCTGCGGGAGATGGACTTCAACCTGATCGTGCGTTTTGACCCGACGGATGGTTTCAATTTTACCGGCCAGATCGCACCGCCCGCGCTCGATGCTTTCAGGAAGAGTCACCCTTCCGTCCCACCTTTGCCAACCGGGTTGCAGGAACGCTTTGCCGAGCTGGTCCGGCGCGGTATCGTTGCACGACAGGCGGAGGTTGATGGTGGCCTGATGGCGCCCACTGCCGCTGTCGTCCAACCGGAAAATGCCAACCCCGTCGTCCCGCCGCCACGTGCCCTCCCCAGCGCTGCCATGGGCTCCCCGAGGCCACGCCGGCTGGCACCGGAAGAGGCCCTCGCGGAGTTGCGCCTGACCCTGGCGCAAAGCGAACTTCCCCTGGCGGCCATTCTTGACCTCGGTGACATGCTCACAGCCAGTGCTGCCCATTATGGCGCTGAAGAACGCCATACCCTGATGCTTTTGAAAAAATGCACCCTGGAGGCGGCCATCATCCAGGAGGGAGCGCTGCAAGGCTATGCCAACACCCTGGTCATTCAGGCCAGTGACCTGAAACGGGTTCCCGAGTGGTTTTATCGGGACAATCCCCACGTTGCCCTCGTGCAGGTGGGACGCCCCGACAAGGAAGAACGCCGCATGTTTGCCATGAACCATATCCGCCCTGGACGTGGAACCCGTGGATTTTTTGGCGGAGAAGCCATTCAGGCAGAGAGCCCCTCCCCACGACACGCATCGGAGTTGGAACTTTTGGCCGAAGAGTTTTCCGACCTGACGGATGGCTTGCAGACCATCGATTTACATGCGCTCCGTTTCTCTTCCTGGCAAAACCGCATTCCCCTGCGGCGCAAACAGGTGGCCCGGCTGGTGGATCATTTCAAATTTGGCGTGACGGAAGACCCCTGGGAAATGCTCCACGCCGACAAGGTGCGCCAGGCCCGGCAGGTGCTTGCGCAACGGGTCATGGGTCAGCCCAAGGCGGTCGAGATGGTCACCAACCTGTTGATCAGCGCCCGTGTCGGCCTGAAAATGAGCGGCGGCAGAGGAAGTACCCAACCCAAAGGGGTGTTCTTTTTTGTGGGGCCAACCGGAGTTGGCAAGACAGAGTTGGCCAAGGCATTGACCGAACTGGTCTTTGGTGACGAACGAGCCTTCGCCCGCTTCGACATGAGCGAATACAAGGAGGAACATGCCGCCGAAAAACTGGCTGGCGCACCGCCCGGCTTTGTCGGCTATGAAGCAGGAGGTCAGTTGACCAACCGGGTCATGGCGCACCCCCACAGCATTCTGCTGTTTGACGAAATTGAGAAAGCCCACCCCAAGGTGTTGGATAAATTTTTGCAGATCCTTGAAGATGGCCGCCTGACGGATGGCCAGGGACAGACTGCCTATTTCCATCAGACAGTCATCATCTTCACCAGCAACATCGGGGCATCCGACCTGAGCGATCCCCAAACCGGGCAGTTGATCCGCCCGGGAATCATGCGCCAGGTACAGCTTGCCGGGACGACCCACGATTTTTCCCGCGAGCGGGTGGAAGATCACTTTCGCCAGGAGGTGGCGTGGTATTTTACCAGTCGGATTGGTCGTGTTGAATTGTTGAACCGTTTGGGAGACAACATTGTCGTCTTCGACATGCTGCGTCCCGAATACATCAAGGACATCGGGCGCAAGTTTGTCGAACAACTGGCTCTTGCCGCCCGGGACAAGTACCAGTTGACCCTGGAGATCGATCAGAGCATCTACACCATCCTGAGCGCCGAAATGGCCAAAGGAGATCACCTCCTGTTTGGTGGCCGGCGCATCAGGAGTATCCTGGAAACACTGCTGGAACGTCCCCTGAACAGATACCTGTTCGAGACCTCTCCAGACCCCCGGGAGTTGTCCGGTTTGACTTTGCGATTAACACTGAACGATCATTGCGGTCTGGATGTGCAGCGTGTTTGCACGGACCATGCATGA
- a CDS encoding FHA domain-containing protein — MSDNASLRVLNGPGKGRTFALDQSRMVMGRNDPPQVVVQIDLTPCELGEEPMVSRRHAELHWIQGKLYLVDLGSRNGTEVNGKPLQIQEGAKISEPVELPPGSHIKLADLELKLLRQEKKWVTDEAEID; from the coding sequence ATGTCGGACAACGCCTCTCTGCGCGTGCTGAACGGACCCGGGAAAGGGAGAACATTTGCCTTGGACCAGTCGCGCATGGTCATGGGGCGAAATGATCCCCCACAAGTGGTCGTACAGATCGATTTGACACCCTGTGAACTGGGGGAGGAGCCCATGGTTTCCCGGCGGCATGCCGAGTTGCACTGGATTCAGGGAAAACTGTACCTGGTGGATCTGGGCAGCCGCAACGGCACCGAGGTCAACGGAAAACCCCTGCAAATCCAGGAGGGAGCCAAAATATCGGAACCGGTTGAGTTGCCCCCGGGCAGTCACATCAAGCTGGCTGATCTTGAACTGAAACTGCTGCGACAGGAAAA
- a CDS encoding phage virion morphogenesis protein, with amino-acid sequence MSGATLDIQIDDRSALAMLAGLQARAADLTPAMQAIGEHIIETTQVRFDAQVAPDGTAWQPDNPGYWASKKIKKVLTESSRLRGSVVYKAGRDQVVVGTNVLYAAVHQFGATIVPVQAKRLRFQIGSHVVYAKKVTIPARPFLGVNDTDQKAIMATIQDFLLGATA; translated from the coding sequence ATGTCCGGCGCCACCCTCGACATCCAGATCGACGACCGTTCCGCCCTGGCCATGCTGGCCGGGTTGCAGGCGCGTGCCGCCGATCTGACTCCTGCCATGCAGGCGATTGGCGAGCATATCATTGAAACCACCCAGGTCCGTTTCGATGCCCAGGTGGCCCCGGACGGCACGGCGTGGCAGCCGGACAATCCGGGGTATTGGGCCAGCAAAAAGATCAAGAAGGTTTTGACCGAGTCCTCGCGTTTGCGGGGGTCGGTCGTCTACAAGGCCGGTCGTGACCAGGTGGTGGTTGGAACCAACGTCCTTTACGCCGCCGTTCACCAGTTCGGCGCCACGATCGTGCCCGTGCAGGCGAAGCGACTACGCTTTCAGATCGGCAGTCATGTGGTCTATGCCAAAAAGGTCACCATCCCCGCCCGGCCCTTTCTCGGGGTCAACGACACCGACCAAAAAGCGATCATGGCCACGATCCAGGATTTTCTCCTGGGGGCGACCGCCTGA
- a CDS encoding nucleotidyl transferase AbiEii/AbiGii toxin family protein encodes MKACGFVPRLDILPPPQRRLWDELAAVPTEFVLYGGTALALHLGHRNSVDFDFFGDKSFDPTKLIPAIPFLKGAIVTQRQPDTFSCTVDRGGMVKLSFFGLPGTPRLHSPLIAPDNGLQVAALLDLAGMKASVVQMRAEAKDYFDMDALLVDGRIDLPKALAAARAIYGTPFNPQNTLKALSYFEDGNLWRLPQSARDRLVKAVCAVDLDRLPTIVAPCHVANPDMASSR; translated from the coding sequence ATGAAAGCCTGTGGTTTTGTCCCACGCCTTGACATCCTGCCACCGCCCCAGCGTCGCTTGTGGGATGAACTCGCTGCCGTGCCAACGGAGTTCGTGCTCTATGGCGGGACAGCCCTTGCACTCCACCTCGGACATCGCAACTCCGTGGATTTCGATTTTTTCGGTGACAAGTCATTCGATCCGACGAAACTGATTCCTGCCATCCCCTTTCTAAAGGGGGCCATCGTCACACAACGCCAGCCGGATACGTTCAGTTGCACGGTCGACCGTGGGGGCATGGTCAAACTTTCATTCTTTGGGTTGCCAGGGACTCCGCGCTTGCACTCTCCGCTGATCGCACCAGATAATGGTCTACAGGTAGCTGCGTTGCTTGACCTTGCGGGCATGAAAGCCTCCGTGGTGCAAATGCGGGCTGAGGCAAAGGACTATTTCGACATGGACGCTCTTTTGGTTGATGGCAGGATCGACTTGCCGAAGGCTCTTGCTGCCGCACGGGCAATCTACGGAACGCCGTTCAATCCGCAAAATACGCTCAAAGCGCTTTCCTACTTCGAGGATGGAAATCTTTGGCGCCTGCCGCAATCAGCCAGGGACAGACTGGTGAAAGCCGTGTGTGCCGTCGATCTTGACCGTCTGCCCACGATTGTCGCACCTTGCCACGTGGCCAACCCGGATATGGCGTCATCACGGTGA